Proteins from one Lacrimispora sphenoides genomic window:
- a CDS encoding PTS lactose/cellobiose transporter subunit IIA, which yields MLEGLETICFKIISNVGGARSSYIEAIQKAKHGDFGGAGECMKAGQDMFLAGHEAHFELIQKEAQGEPVGGSLILIHAEDQLMSAEGFKIIAEEMIASYRRIVELEEKLGSK from the coding sequence ATGTTAGAGGGATTAGAGACCATTTGCTTTAAAATCATATCCAATGTAGGCGGAGCAAGGTCCAGCTATATTGAGGCGATCCAGAAAGCAAAGCATGGGGATTTCGGTGGTGCCGGGGAATGCATGAAAGCCGGTCAGGATATGTTTCTGGCAGGACATGAGGCACACTTTGAACTGATCCAGAAAGAGGCCCAGGGTGAGCCGGTGGGCGGTTCCCTGATTCTGATCCATGCGGAAGACCAGCTTATGAGCGCGGAAGGATTCAAAATCATCGCAGAAGAGATGATTGCCAGCTACAGGAGGATCGTAGAGCTGGAAGAGAAGTTGGGGAGTAAATAA
- a CDS encoding PTS sugar transporter subunit IIB, with product MKRVYLFCSAGMSTSMLASKMQSVANEHNLPIEVEAFPDGKIGQIIDEKHPDVILLGPQVKYRYGEIVEKFGSKGIPIQVIDQTDYGMMNGEKVLKSAIKLLKASK from the coding sequence ATGAAACGAGTGTATTTATTCTGCAGTGCAGGTATGTCAACCAGCATGCTGGCAAGCAAGATGCAGAGCGTAGCCAACGAGCATAACCTTCCCATTGAAGTGGAAGCTTTCCCGGATGGCAAGATTGGACAGATCATCGATGAAAAGCATCCGGATGTGATCCTTTTGGGACCCCAGGTCAAGTACCGTTATGGTGAGATTGTGGAAAAGTTCGGAAGCAAAGGAATCCCGATTCAGGTCATTGACCAGACCGATTACGGCATGATGAATGGTGAGAAGGTCCTTAAATCAGCAATAAAACTTTTAAAAGCTTCCAAATAA